The Salmonella enterica subsp. houtenae serovar Houten genome has a segment encoding these proteins:
- the hslJ gene encoding heat shock protein HslJ, producing the protein MKKIVTLVALSIIMTGCVSSGKVSVKREQLEHHRFVLESVNGKTVTGPELSFGEGMTVSGKMCNQFTGEGKLSDGELKVKNLAMTRMMCADPQLNALDGTISEVFSKGAQVDLTANQLTLATAETTLMYKLADLAH; encoded by the coding sequence ATGAAGAAAATCGTCACGCTGGTCGCCCTGAGCATCATAATGACAGGGTGTGTGAGCAGTGGAAAAGTGTCCGTTAAACGCGAGCAACTGGAGCACCACCGCTTTGTTCTGGAAAGCGTAAACGGTAAAACGGTCACCGGCCCGGAGCTCAGCTTTGGCGAGGGGATGACGGTATCCGGCAAAATGTGCAATCAATTCACCGGCGAAGGAAAACTGTCGGACGGCGAATTAAAAGTGAAAAATTTAGCGATGACCCGAATGATGTGCGCCGATCCGCAGCTTAATGCGCTGGACGGTACCATCAGCGAGGTCTTCAGCAAAGGCGCGCAGGTCGATTTAACCGCGAACCAATTAACGCTGGCGACGGCAGAAACAACGCTAATGTATAAACTGGCGGATTTAGCGCACTAA
- the emrE gene encoding Multidrug transporter emrE Efflux-multidrug resistance protein emrE; Methyl viologen resistance protein C; Ethidium resistance protein — translation MVRIMATNASTFYGEIRNGSKVPLFCLQDYVRYRHGLKNTETKRCMIKEAIIFLFIAIVVEVIATISLKLSDSFTRLVPSLVTIIGYCIAFWCLTIPMRTIPAGIIYAIWSGVGIVLIGLIGWLFLGQKLDVPAIIGMMLIICGVIVINLFSKSVSH, via the coding sequence ATGGTACGGATTATGGCGACGAATGCCAGCACGTTTTACGGCGAGATACGCAACGGGTCAAAAGTGCCTTTGTTCTGCCTCCAGGATTACGTAAGATATCGTCATGGCCTGAAAAATACCGAAACGAAGAGATGTATGATTAAAGAAGCTATAATTTTTCTGTTTATCGCCATCGTGGTAGAAGTTATCGCCACGATCTCATTAAAATTATCGGATAGTTTTACGCGTCTGGTACCGAGTCTCGTTACCATTATCGGATATTGTATTGCGTTCTGGTGTCTCACTATCCCAATGCGAACCATCCCTGCCGGTATCATTTATGCCATCTGGTCTGGGGTAGGGATTGTACTTATTGGATTGATAGGATGGTTATTCCTGGGTCAAAAACTGGATGTGCCGGCAATTATTGGCATGATGCTTATCATCTGTGGTGTAATCGTGATCAATCTGTTTTCAAAAAGCGTAAGCCACTAG
- the SBOV16551 gene encoding putative secreted protein, giving the protein MKKYLMLWVLTLSLLTPSVWALTLDEARTQGRVGETLNGYLVALTNDAETQKLVFDINHARRASYQQLADSNALPVDEVAKLAGQKLVERARPGEYVQGINGKWMRK; this is encoded by the coding sequence ATGAAAAAGTATTTAATGCTATGGGTGCTGACGTTAAGTTTGCTCACACCTTCTGTGTGGGCCTTAACCCTGGACGAGGCACGTACGCAGGGCCGGGTAGGAGAAACGCTAAATGGCTATCTGGTTGCCTTAACGAATGATGCCGAAACCCAGAAACTGGTGTTTGATATTAATCACGCCCGTCGCGCCAGTTATCAGCAGTTAGCGGATAGCAATGCTCTTCCCGTTGACGAGGTGGCGAAGTTGGCCGGGCAAAAACTGGTTGAGCGCGCCAGACCGGGGGAATATGTTCAGGGGATTAATGGTAAATGGATGCGTAAATAG
- the SBOV16601 gene encoding Putative hemolysin produces the protein MRAAFWVGCAALLLSACSSEPVQQATAAHVSPGMTAAMSSAGEANCAMIGGSLSAARQLDGSVIGMCALPNGKRCSEQSLAAGSCGSY, from the coding sequence ATGCGCGCAGCGTTTTGGGTGGGATGTGCCGCGTTATTATTGTCGGCTTGCAGTAGCGAACCTGTTCAGCAGGCAACTGCGGCGCATGTTTCGCCAGGGATGACAGCGGCGATGTCCAGCGCCGGCGAAGCGAATTGCGCTATGATTGGCGGTTCGCTTTCAGCGGCCCGCCAGCTTGATGGTTCAGTGATTGGGATGTGCGCGCTACCCAACGGCAAACGTTGCAGTGAACAGTCGCTTGCCGCCGGAAGCTGCGGGAGTTATTAA
- a CDS encoding secretion protein EspN, producing the protein MRITLSNVSTRESQQSVKMQAIRSWDTIQYLSMLDGLYQDDIFHEQFSNLPEEYIKLDEMAKDEKKNSLNIYDFFFEPAPEIICEVIKSTLDFYYSNSATFRRLVNYKVEHSINDDVDTNKCEVKISPNYSYENIDGGRGYLSIPFDKNGYPIPPDFQNCVNRITSEKVLLDLFLKHILHDHLNANDEVTNIYSNVIHKEIDPAAIAYTSSCFSPATMSGEYELFNVDSVPFPPKSAEQIIFEGKEIQRKIFLSSHNSNHFQPATIHKMDRNIKNIAVTSLLLSSRLGVTTGDYGIENSNSDGENDFLPAKELQRYARALPEDHPAPNMEPHPLGKVLDGIFGHFKSVAGGPLVKILEQLGEEQKANSYKRGYHELLAFSQTGQWTHNGRAIAAEYMFNGLLVHLNEKLIILDDGSHVSFLSFLRENIQHQYKIYELFARDMLVHPLYFSTEHVLPRPGRPLWARESHYTKVLYEKFPAISGSGFEAFYGKEAIITALEIVSFNRKEKGKSTFTKKQMKHLFKLVQLVIHHLSRNGGDRVLLSPEGIKNNFIIMRNIIVWCQKITGPVNDKKINTIARKIVVNNKFSNGVKSAFPKSYEPLSLLMKAAINKQLDWAEKYYRAETHMKEHMQECDILGLMDTNKMVREAVVGLIHEISDIAQCGWLTVEEQHEREVQALESFKEKVFSMNGGQQFVYGFNKVIQEGLGGLIELSFDLDDTMHHRTASSLSPAARTGLHLLGTVWNIVMSIVPGFNALAGTSSILNRAVVENSADVCGYVQDIIRIGMEAVPVAEAKFTERASNAKYTGLRFVENKIQRGVIREPIQKGSNYKVIESIENTDFIYQKSNQKVLELGPEGNDGLYRATGFDKETYGYYKQSGEGFYRKQTSYSPLSTEAPNTIKYGSRELVLTKEPGSETYQATFSDSGKNSGMTFYRSSDGEFYQASGLKGGGLIRHVDKPYSELTEGDVGYDEELLDITDDSPLLEEILSSLSEDLYPTSEENMQSIYKKYQGGDAAAGETEVVLCRGTIGPQAENIVSFKTAGGIEGADVDVLPVSIEIAREQVRSGRIVPEYTTDLSVADRFSREHYLIIVKVKAKYLTRGSVSESGWVMPQNTPVEPIGIIDRTYGNAENIGQANASK; encoded by the coding sequence ATGCGTATAACATTAAGTAATGTATCAACCAGAGAATCACAACAGTCGGTAAAGATGCAAGCTATCAGAAGCTGGGATACCATACAGTACCTTTCAATGCTGGATGGACTTTATCAGGACGATATCTTTCATGAGCAATTTTCTAATTTACCAGAAGAATATATTAAGCTGGATGAGATGGCCAAAGATGAAAAAAAGAACAGCTTAAATATTTATGACTTCTTCTTTGAGCCAGCTCCTGAGATTATATGTGAAGTTATTAAATCAACATTGGATTTTTATTATTCGAATAGTGCAACCTTCCGTAGGCTGGTTAATTATAAAGTAGAGCACAGTATAAATGACGATGTAGACACTAATAAATGTGAGGTAAAGATATCTCCAAATTATAGTTACGAAAATATTGATGGGGGGCGAGGGTATTTATCGATTCCATTTGATAAAAATGGCTATCCAATCCCCCCTGACTTTCAGAACTGTGTAAATAGAATTACATCAGAAAAAGTGTTGCTAGATCTATTTTTAAAACATATTTTGCACGATCATTTAAATGCAAACGATGAAGTTACAAACATTTACTCTAATGTTATTCATAAAGAGATTGATCCCGCTGCAATTGCATATACATCGTCGTGTTTTTCTCCGGCAACGATGAGTGGTGAATATGAGTTATTTAATGTGGATAGCGTACCTTTTCCACCTAAAAGTGCTGAGCAAATTATATTTGAGGGAAAGGAAATTCAAAGGAAAATTTTCTTATCTTCTCATAACAGCAATCATTTTCAGCCAGCAACCATTCATAAAATGGATAGGAATATTAAAAACATTGCAGTAACTAGTTTGTTATTATCATCAAGGTTAGGAGTAACAACTGGTGATTATGGGATAGAAAACAGTAATTCAGACGGTGAGAATGATTTTTTACCAGCTAAAGAATTACAGAGATATGCAAGGGCTCTCCCGGAGGACCATCCTGCCCCAAATATGGAACCTCATCCGCTAGGTAAGGTGTTAGATGGCATATTTGGACATTTTAAATCTGTTGCAGGAGGGCCGCTTGTCAAAATACTCGAACAACTTGGAGAAGAACAAAAGGCAAATAGTTATAAAAGAGGCTATCATGAATTACTTGCATTTTCTCAAACTGGGCAGTGGACGCATAATGGAAGAGCTATTGCTGCTGAATATATGTTCAACGGTCTTTTAGTTCATTTAAATGAAAAACTCATTATTCTTGATGATGGAAGTCATGTTTCTTTTCTATCTTTTTTAAGAGAAAACATTCAACATCAATATAAAATATATGAGCTATTTGCGCGTGATATGCTGGTTCATCCTTTGTATTTCAGCACTGAACATGTACTACCCAGGCCAGGGAGGCCTTTATGGGCAAGGGAAAGCCATTATACGAAAGTCCTGTATGAAAAGTTTCCTGCTATTTCTGGTTCAGGCTTTGAGGCCTTCTATGGTAAGGAGGCTATTATTACAGCGTTAGAAATAGTATCTTTCAATAGAAAAGAAAAAGGAAAGAGCACTTTTACTAAAAAACAGATGAAGCATCTTTTTAAGCTGGTTCAATTAGTGATACACCATTTATCCAGGAATGGCGGTGATAGAGTATTGCTTAGTCCTGAAGGCATAAAAAATAATTTTATTATTATGCGTAATATTATTGTTTGGTGTCAAAAGATAACGGGGCCAGTTAATGATAAAAAAATAAACACAATAGCAAGAAAAATTGTGGTTAATAATAAATTTTCTAACGGTGTTAAATCAGCATTTCCCAAAAGTTACGAGCCTTTAAGTTTGTTAATGAAAGCCGCTATCAATAAACAGCTAGACTGGGCGGAGAAATATTATCGAGCAGAAACTCATATGAAGGAACATATGCAGGAGTGTGATATCTTAGGGCTAATGGATACAAACAAAATGGTGCGAGAGGCCGTTGTTGGGCTTATTCACGAGATCAGTGATATTGCTCAATGCGGCTGGCTGACGGTAGAAGAACAACATGAGAGAGAGGTTCAGGCTCTCGAATCGTTCAAGGAGAAAGTTTTCTCCATGAATGGCGGTCAACAATTTGTTTATGGATTTAATAAGGTTATTCAGGAGGGGTTGGGAGGATTAATTGAGCTGAGTTTTGATCTTGATGATACTATGCATCATCGCACAGCCTCCTCATTAAGTCCGGCTGCAAGAACAGGACTTCACCTTTTAGGAACGGTCTGGAATATTGTAATGAGTATTGTCCCAGGTTTTAACGCTCTGGCTGGTACCAGCAGTATTCTTAACCGGGCTGTTGTGGAAAATTCTGCAGATGTATGCGGTTACGTACAAGATATTATACGTATCGGTATGGAGGCTGTTCCTGTTGCTGAAGCGAAGTTCACAGAAAGAGCGTCAAACGCAAAGTATACGGGCCTCCGATTTGTTGAAAATAAAATACAAAGAGGCGTAATACGAGAACCGATTCAAAAAGGGAGTAATTATAAAGTTATAGAGTCAATAGAAAATACAGATTTTATTTATCAAAAAAGTAATCAGAAAGTTCTTGAATTAGGTCCAGAGGGAAACGATGGACTCTATCGTGCTACAGGTTTTGATAAAGAAACGTATGGTTACTATAAACAGTCAGGAGAAGGCTTTTACAGAAAGCAAACCTCATATTCACCGCTGTCAACGGAAGCGCCTAATACGATAAAATATGGCAGCAGAGAGCTCGTTTTAACTAAAGAACCCGGTTCAGAAACGTATCAGGCAACCTTTTCGGATAGCGGGAAAAATTCAGGTATGACATTTTACAGATCTTCTGATGGGGAATTTTATCAGGCGTCAGGGCTGAAAGGAGGGGGGCTTATTCGCCATGTTGATAAACCTTATTCAGAGTTAACAGAAGGAGATGTGGGTTATGATGAAGAACTTCTGGATATTACGGATGATTCACCCCTACTGGAAGAAATACTGTCCTCCCTGTCAGAAGATTTATACCCTACATCAGAAGAAAATATGCAAAGTATTTATAAGAAATATCAGGGTGGGGATGCTGCAGCAGGGGAGACCGAAGTTGTATTATGCCGAGGTACAATAGGTCCGCAGGCTGAAAATATTGTTAGTTTTAAAACAGCAGGAGGTATTGAGGGGGCCGATGTAGATGTATTACCTGTTTCTATTGAAATAGCCAGAGAGCAGGTTCGAAGTGGAAGAATCGTACCTGAATATACCACAGATCTTAGTGTTGCAGACAGGTTCAGTAGGGAGCATTATCTTATTATTGTTAAGGTAAAAGCCAAATACCTTACACGAGGCAGTGTAAGTGAAAGCGGCTGGGTTATGCCACAAAACACACCAGTGGAACCTATTGGTATAATTGATAGGACATATGGTAATGCAGAAAATATTGGGCAGGCAAACGCTTCTAAGTAA
- the SBOV16561 gene encoding conserved domain protein has translation MKMSIAMLSALASFIVVGCTPRIEVAAPEQPITINMNVKIEHEIHIKVDKDVEELLKSRSDLF, from the coding sequence ATGAAAATGAGCATTGCCATGCTGTCAGCGCTTGCGTCATTTATAGTGGTAGGCTGCACGCCACGTATTGAAGTCGCCGCGCCTGAACAGCCGATTACCATCAATATGAATGTAAAGATCGAGCATGAAATACACATCAAAGTCGATAAAGATGTTGAAGAACTTCTGAAATCACGCAGCGATCTATTCTGA
- the porA gene encoding pyruvate-flavodoxin oxidoreductase, whose product MQTIDGNGAVASVAFRTSEVIAIYPITPSSTMAEQADAWAGNGLKNVWGDTPRVVEMQSEGGAIAAVHGALQTGSLSTSFTSSQGLLLMIPTLYKLAGQLTPFVLHVAARTVATHALSIFGDHSDVMAVRQTGCAMLCAASVQEAQDFALIAHRATLKSRVPFIHFFDGFRTSHEINKIIPLTDETILNLMPQAEIDAHRARALNPEHPVIRGTSANPDTYFQSREATNPWYNAVYDHVEQAMKAFGDATGRQYQPFEYYGHPQAERVIIVMGSALGTCEEVVDELLIRGEKVGVLKVRLFRPFSAKHLLQALPETVHAIAVLDRTKEPGAQAEPLYLDVMTALAEAFNNGERETLPRTIGGRYGLSSKEFGPACVLAVFNELSRAKPKPRFTVGIYDDVTNLSLPLPENTLPGSAKLEALFYGLGSDGSVSATKNNIKIIGNSTPWYAQGYFVYDSKKAGGLTVSHLRVSEKPIRSAYLIAQADFVGCHQLQFIDKYQMAERLKPGGIFLLNTPYSADEVWSRLPQEVQAVLNQKKARFYVVNAAKIARECGLGARINTVMQMAFFHLTHILPGDSALVELQGAIAKSYSSKGQDLVERNWQALALAQTSLAEVPLQAVNPHSAHRPPVVSDAAPDFVKTVTAAMLAGLGDALPVSALPPDGTWPMGTTRWEKRNIAEEIPVWKEELCTQCNHCVAACPHSAIRAKVISPQAMENAPASLHSLDVKSRDMRGQKYVLQVAPEDCTGCNLCVEVCPAKDRQNPQIKAINMMSRLEHVEEEKVNYDFFLDLPEIDRSKLERIDIRTSQLITPLFEYSGACSGCGETPYIKLLTQLYGDRMLIANATGCSSIYGGNLPSTPYTTDANGRGPAWANSLFEDNAEFGLGFRLSVDQHRARVMRLLAQFADRIPAELNDALHTEATPDVRREQIAALRQHLKSVAGADELLKDADALVEKSIWLIGGDGWAYDIGFGGLDHVLSLTENVNILVLDTQCYSNTGGQASKATPLGAVTKFGEHGKRKARKDLGVSMMMYGHVYVAQISLGAQLNQTVKAIQEAEAWPGPSLIIAYSPCEEHGYDLALSHDQMRQLTATGFWPLYRFDPRRADEGKPPLALDSRPPSDALAETLLNEQRFRRLNAQQPEVAEQLWQDAALDLQKRYDFLALLAGKAEKPGAD is encoded by the coding sequence ATGCAAACAATTGACGGTAATGGCGCGGTAGCGTCGGTGGCGTTCCGTACCAGCGAGGTTATCGCCATTTACCCGATTACGCCCAGTTCGACAATGGCCGAACAAGCGGATGCCTGGGCCGGTAACGGGCTTAAAAATGTCTGGGGCGATACGCCGCGTGTGGTAGAGATGCAGTCGGAAGGCGGCGCGATAGCCGCCGTTCACGGTGCGTTACAAACCGGTTCGCTTTCTACGTCATTTACATCATCGCAGGGGCTGCTGCTGATGATTCCTACGCTGTATAAACTGGCGGGGCAGCTCACGCCGTTTGTACTGCACGTTGCCGCGCGCACCGTCGCCACGCACGCGCTTTCTATTTTTGGCGACCATTCTGATGTAATGGCGGTCCGCCAGACAGGCTGCGCGATGTTATGCGCCGCCAGCGTTCAGGAAGCGCAGGATTTTGCGCTGATCGCGCATAGGGCTACGCTGAAAAGTCGCGTTCCGTTTATTCATTTCTTTGATGGCTTTCGTACATCGCATGAAATCAATAAAATTATACCACTAACGGATGAAACCATTCTGAACCTGATGCCGCAGGCGGAGATTGACGCTCACCGCGCCCGCGCGCTGAATCCGGAACATCCGGTGATTCGTGGAACTTCAGCGAATCCGGACACGTACTTCCAGTCTCGCGAAGCGACCAATCCGTGGTATAACGCCGTTTATGATCATGTTGAACAGGCGATGAAGGCATTTGGCGACGCGACGGGCCGCCAGTACCAACCATTTGAATATTATGGCCATCCCCAGGCGGAACGCGTCATCATTGTGATGGGGTCCGCCCTCGGCACCTGCGAAGAGGTCGTGGACGAGCTACTGATACGCGGAGAAAAGGTCGGCGTTCTGAAAGTCCGTCTGTTCCGCCCCTTCTCCGCCAAACATTTGTTACAGGCATTACCGGAAACCGTTCACGCTATCGCCGTGCTGGATCGTACCAAAGAGCCTGGCGCACAGGCCGAGCCGCTTTATCTGGACGTGATGACCGCACTGGCGGAAGCCTTTAATAATGGCGAGCGCGAAACGTTGCCGCGCACAATTGGCGGCCGTTATGGGCTATCATCCAAAGAGTTCGGCCCGGCGTGCGTACTGGCGGTCTTTAATGAACTCAGCCGCGCGAAACCCAAACCACGGTTTACGGTAGGTATTTATGACGACGTCACTAACCTCTCGCTGCCATTACCAGAAAATACCCTGCCCGGCAGCGCTAAACTGGAAGCGTTATTTTACGGTCTGGGAAGCGACGGCAGCGTATCCGCCACGAAAAATAATATTAAAATTATCGGTAATTCTACGCCATGGTATGCGCAAGGTTATTTCGTTTATGACTCTAAAAAAGCTGGCGGGCTTACGGTATCGCACCTGCGCGTCAGCGAAAAACCAATTCGTTCCGCTTACTTAATTGCTCAGGCGGATTTTGTCGGCTGCCATCAGTTACAGTTTATCGATAAATATCAGATGGCGGAGCGTCTGAAGCCAGGTGGTATCTTCCTGCTTAACACACCGTACAGCGCTGACGAGGTCTGGTCGCGTCTGCCGCAAGAAGTTCAGGCGGTGCTGAATCAGAAAAAGGCGCGTTTTTACGTGGTTAACGCGGCGAAAATCGCCCGCGAATGCGGACTTGGCGCACGCATCAATACCGTCATGCAGATGGCTTTCTTCCACCTGACGCATATTCTTCCGGGCGATAGCGCCCTGGTTGAGTTGCAGGGCGCGATTGCCAAAAGCTATAGCAGCAAAGGTCAGGATCTGGTTGAGCGTAACTGGCAGGCATTGGCTCTGGCGCAAACATCGCTGGCGGAAGTGCCGTTGCAGGCGGTCAATCCGCACAGCGCGCATCGCCCACCGGTCGTCTCCGACGCCGCGCCAGATTTCGTGAAAACCGTTACCGCCGCCATGCTGGCGGGCCTCGGCGACGCGCTGCCTGTTTCCGCCCTGCCGCCGGACGGAACATGGCCGATGGGCACCACCCGCTGGGAAAAACGCAATATCGCCGAAGAGATTCCTGTCTGGAAAGAGGAACTGTGTACACAATGTAATCACTGCGTCGCCGCCTGCCCTCACTCGGCGATTCGTGCGAAAGTCATATCCCCGCAGGCGATGGAGAACGCGCCAGCCAGCCTGCATTCGCTGGACGTGAAATCCCGCGATATGCGCGGCCAGAAATATGTGCTGCAGGTCGCGCCGGAAGACTGTACTGGCTGTAATTTATGCGTAGAGGTCTGCCCGGCTAAAGATCGGCAGAATCCACAAATCAAGGCGATTAACATGATGTCGCGCCTTGAGCATGTGGAAGAAGAGAAAGTAAATTATGACTTCTTCCTCGACTTACCGGAAATCGATCGCAGCAAACTGGAACGAATTGATATCCGCACGTCGCAGCTCATTACGCCGCTGTTTGAATATTCCGGCGCCTGTTCCGGCTGCGGTGAAACGCCGTATATTAAACTGCTGACTCAGTTATATGGCGACAGAATGTTAATCGCTAACGCCACGGGATGTTCCTCTATTTACGGCGGTAACTTGCCCTCTACGCCTTATACCACTGATGCCAACGGACGCGGCCCGGCGTGGGCAAATTCGTTATTTGAAGATAACGCGGAATTTGGTCTCGGTTTTCGTCTGAGCGTGGATCAGCACCGGGCGCGCGTCATGCGTTTACTGGCGCAATTCGCCGATCGCATTCCGGCGGAATTAAACGACGCGCTGCATACCGAAGCAACGCCTGACGTTCGGCGTGAACAGATCGCCGCATTACGCCAACATCTGAAATCGGTTGCGGGCGCAGATGAACTATTAAAGGATGCTGATGCGCTGGTAGAAAAATCAATCTGGCTGATTGGCGGCGATGGTTGGGCATATGACATCGGCTTTGGCGGTTTGGATCATGTGTTAAGCCTGACGGAGAATGTCAATATTCTGGTTCTGGATACGCAGTGTTATTCCAATACTGGCGGCCAGGCATCGAAGGCGACGCCGCTTGGCGCCGTCACTAAGTTTGGCGAACATGGTAAGCGTAAAGCCCGTAAAGATCTTGGCGTCAGCATGATGATGTATGGTCATGTTTATGTCGCGCAAATTTCGCTGGGCGCGCAATTAAATCAGACGGTGAAAGCCATTCAGGAGGCTGAAGCCTGGCCGGGCCCGTCTCTGATCATTGCCTATAGCCCCTGTGAGGAACATGGCTACGATCTGGCGCTAAGCCATGACCAGATGCGTCAGTTAACGGCGACCGGTTTCTGGCCGTTATACCGCTTTGATCCTCGCCGTGCAGATGAAGGCAAGCCGCCGCTGGCGCTGGACTCTCGCCCGCCGTCAGATGCATTGGCGGAAACGTTGCTTAATGAACAGCGTTTCCGTCGCCTGAATGCGCAACAGCCTGAAGTAGCTGAACAATTATGGCAAGATGCCGCATTGGATCTGCAAAAACGCTATGACTTTCTTGCATTGCTGGCAGGAAAAGCGGAAAAACCCGGTGCAGATTAA
- the uspF gene encoding Universal stress protein F encodes MNRTILVPIDISDSELTQRVISHVEAEAKIDDAKVHFLTVIPSLPYYASLGLAYSAELPAMDDLKAEAKSQLEAIIKKFNLPADRVQAHVAEGSPKDNILEMAKKLPADMVIIASHRPDITTYLLGSNAAAVVRHAECSVLVVR; translated from the coding sequence ATGAACAGAACGATTCTTGTACCCATCGATATTTCAGATTCAGAATTAACTCAACGCGTGATTTCACATGTCGAAGCAGAAGCAAAGATTGACGACGCTAAAGTGCACTTTTTGACTGTTATCCCGTCTTTGCCCTATTACGCTTCACTAGGGCTGGCTTATTCCGCAGAGCTCCCGGCAATGGACGATTTAAAAGCCGAAGCCAAATCTCAACTGGAAGCGATTATCAAGAAATTCAACCTTCCCGCCGACCGTGTGCAGGCTCACGTTGCCGAAGGCTCTCCTAAAGATAACATTCTGGAAATGGCGAAAAAATTACCGGCCGATATGGTAATTATCGCCTCGCATCGCCCGGATATTACTACCTATCTGCTGGGCTCCAATGCCGCTGCCGTTGTGCGTCATGCGGAGTGCTCCGTACTGGTTGTCCGCTAA
- a CDS encoding glutathione-dependent formaldehyde-activating, GFA, which translates to MTSENLSAACHCGSVVFTVHLSDGFHTARRCNCSFCRMRGAVTVSAPLSGIKVIKGEDKLTEYRFNTGKAVHFFCSVCGIYTFHQRRSNPEQYGVNVACIKNVSPFDFACVEVNDGVTHPSDGGSNGVVGYLRYEPKQSPPVDTGGENV; encoded by the coding sequence ATGACGTCTGAAAACTTATCTGCCGCCTGCCACTGTGGCAGCGTCGTGTTTACTGTTCACCTTAGCGATGGCTTTCATACTGCCAGGCGCTGTAACTGTTCGTTTTGCCGGATGCGCGGGGCGGTGACGGTTTCTGCGCCGCTATCGGGTATTAAGGTGATAAAGGGGGAGGATAAGCTTACCGAATATCGCTTCAATACGGGCAAGGCGGTGCATTTTTTCTGTTCGGTATGCGGGATATATACTTTTCATCAGCGCCGCTCCAATCCCGAACAATATGGGGTCAATGTGGCGTGTATTAAAAATGTGTCGCCTTTTGATTTCGCCTGCGTTGAAGTCAATGATGGAGTAACGCATCCCAGCGATGGCGGCAGTAACGGCGTGGTAGGATATTTACGTTACGAACCAAAGCAGTCACCTCCCGTTGATACGGGAGGTGAAAATGTTTAG
- the ldhA gene encoding D-lactate dehydrogenase — translation MKLAVYSTKQYDKKYLQQVNEAFGFELEFFDFLLTEKTAKTANGCEAVCIFVNDDGSRPVLEELKKHGVKYIALRCAGFNNVDLDAAKELGLQVVRVPAYSPEAVAEHAVGMMMTLNRRIHRAYQRTRDANFSLEGLTGFTMHGKTAGVIGTGKIGVAALRILKGFGMRLLAFDPYPSAAALDLGVEYVDLQTLFAESDVISLHCPLTPENYHLLNHAAFDQMKNGVMVINTSRGALIDSQAAIEALKNQKIGSLGMDVYENERDLFFEDKSNDVIQDDVFRRLSACHNVLFTGHQAFLTAEALISISETTLQNLSQLEKGEACPNALV, via the coding sequence ATGAAACTCGCCGTCTATAGTACCAAACAGTATGACAAGAAATATCTACAGCAGGTGAACGAAGCGTTCGGTTTTGAACTGGAGTTTTTTGATTTTCTGCTGACCGAGAAAACGGCGAAAACCGCCAATGGATGTGAAGCGGTTTGTATCTTCGTGAATGACGACGGGAGCCGACCGGTACTGGAAGAGCTGAAAAAACACGGCGTGAAATATATCGCGCTGCGTTGCGCCGGATTTAATAATGTCGACCTGGATGCCGCTAAAGAGCTTGGTTTGCAGGTGGTGCGCGTGCCGGCTTATTCTCCGGAAGCCGTCGCCGAACATGCGGTTGGCATGATGATGACATTGAACCGGCGTATTCACCGCGCTTATCAACGCACCCGCGACGCTAACTTTTCCCTTGAGGGACTGACCGGCTTTACCATGCACGGAAAAACCGCTGGCGTTATTGGTACCGGTAAAATCGGCGTCGCCGCGCTGCGTATCCTGAAAGGCTTCGGAATGCGTTTACTGGCGTTTGATCCCTATCCCAGCGCCGCCGCGCTTGACCTCGGCGTAGAGTATGTGGATCTGCAAACGTTGTTTGCCGAATCGGATGTCATTTCCCTGCACTGCCCGCTCACGCCGGAAAACTACCATTTGCTGAACCATGCGGCATTCGATCAAATGAAAAATGGCGTTATGGTCATTAATACCAGTCGTGGCGCGCTGATTGATTCCCAGGCGGCTATTGAAGCTCTGAAGAATCAGAAAATCGGCTCGCTGGGGATGGATGTGTATGAAAACGAACGCGACCTGTTCTTTGAAGATAAGTCAAACGATGTTATCCAGGATGATGTTTTCCGCCGTCTGTCGGCCTGTCATAACGTTCTGTTTACGGGGCACCAGGCATTCCTGACAGCAGAAGCGCTGATCAGCATCTCTGAAACCACGTTACAAAACTTAAGCCAGCTTGAGAAGGGTGAAGCCTGCCCGAACGCGCTGGTCTAA